ttaataatgaatgaagaaTAAAGGGATATCCAGTATATCTAATTCACTAGAAGACTCTTCCGCCCTTATTATTgaaaactttttatattaaaactgaaaaaacaaaTGGAAATGTCTCATTGTTTAGGCTATGTGTATGAAAGTATACATGGGCCATTACGTTTCGTAAATGATTTCCAATCATCAGTCATTATAGCATTCTAAATTTGAACAAACTTTAATATATaggtaaataatattaataaatagccCGATACTGTTAATCTGTGCAACGCTAATCCTTTGCCGAGATCAAATGCTTCAACAGAATAATGCTATTCTTCTATTAACTCTGTGTATATTAAGTTAAATAATGACTAATTaatgaattgaaatgtaatTGAAATACTCCTAATGGACACTCAAGAATACCCCGAATGCACTTGGAGTATTCAAAGCTCAACACCATCCAGAGGTCATCGATTTTAAACAAAGCAGCGATATATTGTCAAATAGTAATTAGGTACTTAAATTGCATACCAACACTGAGTATGACATAACATTGAAATGTAATGGTTCTTTGCTTTATCTAAAATATAGCATAACATGATTGCTCTGTACAAACCCATGTAATGCCAGTGGATTTTCcagcacaaaataaaatgtgtttttgtgtagaaAAACAGAGCTGAGCATTTTTTGGTAAAACTGGTTAACATCTGTcaccacagtttttttttttcacatttccaAGCACATTTTTTAGACCTATTTGCTGCTTAActgcttttataaaataaagtgctaatatactgtacattagatGTGTCCCAGTTTCAGTTCTTACTCACTTACACTCTCACTTCTGGCtgatatgtttttctttcctccacgATTTGGCATAACGACTCACATCCTTTTCACACTAATTTTTAATGACAGCATTTTGGCTGTTCACATGAGTATGTTTGCTCTCTGTGCTGCAGAAATCCTGTGATTACGTCAAGTGCCTTCGcacacacagagacatacactcacactcacacacacatacagacacacacacacacacacacacacacacacacacacacacacacacacacacacacaaaataattttactaCCTGACAGCACACTATCCACCCCACAGAGCATCATCCACCCAACAGAGCACCATCCACTGACAAGAAAATaagagacaaaaataaaacataacgataaaataaaataatctttgACATAAAACTAACCCTAATTGTAAccatagtaaacaaaaaaatgtaaagaaataatcTAACACATCTATAGGGaaaaatatattgattaaatatatCTCCAGAATGTATGTATTCTGATAAAATTGCTTTGTGGTCTTTTCTATTGTTAAAAAGCTCCATACAAATAAATCtgaagtgaaagagaaaacatttggcacttttattcatttatttaattttttataaataatcaaaccctcaaatctgttaaaaataaataaaatccttaAATAAAATCCTAAAATCATCTGGACTTGCCTAATATTCCCACATTGTCAAAAGTGTCAGATATTCCTATCCTTGTAACAACATTTGGCCACAAAGATCCAAAAATCATGCTCAAATATGATTCTAAAACGTGTGGGAGAACACGTAGTGAGAAAGAAACACTCTCATAACTGAACCTATTTTACTTTTATGAAGCTAGGCATACCTCTAGCTGTAAACAACCTTAACAAGCTAGCTAGAAATATAACAAGGTAATGTTAGCCAAAAAAAATAGAGAGCTTGTCAAGCTTTTTGAAATGAGCTTACTATGATTTGACTTTGTTTAGCATATTTTCAgtcattattatcatttcatAGAGAGGCCCATGTCTAAAACGTAGCAAAACAATTCGGCTAGTTTTGGGTCAAATTGTGGGTCATGCAGTAACTATTAGTAATCAAGCTACTGTGTGTTATCTGTAACACAAAgaagcaaacaaacagaaaatacaCCATAAAAAAGATTTAGCAATAGCCACAGAACAGTTTTGTCCCAGGGTCCTCAGTCCTGGTCAGCTTTCCAACACTGGGCTCCCTGTAGTGTCCCCTCACTAATATCTAACACACAACGGTGTAATAATGAACATATCTCAGTATCTTCGAGTCTTAGAGGTGAAATCACAAAAGGAGACCATATCCCTGTGactaaaaacataattaaaatcatTATGGCTTTGAATTTTATGTGGTGGTGGTAGCGTCAACATTCATGACTAATGTAGATCCGTtcgtttttctttatatttgagCTGCGTCACATTTCTAGATGGTCACAGTTCAGTACATTGAACTGTGTTTCCTGTTTGCAAACCTTTCTCCATGCAGGAATGCTAAAATTTTACAGCCAATATATCAATCACTAGCTTCTAATCACTGCATTATCATTCTGATGATATGTCTTTAATGATGGATGATATTTGGCTCAGGGTGTcgttaattataataataccaataataataattagactgaataaatacacatacaatacaatattttattaggCGGGACATCAGAAAgggttttgtttttccacaatGCACATTTTTGTGAGCAGGATCACGGAACAGCAAATCAGTTAAAGTTAACGCAGATCTGGAATGTAAAACACACCATGTGAATAATATGTACTTTATAAATTGAGATAGACCTTCAGCTTTGAAGTTGTCTCCATTGGCTGgttatatgatatttatatatagatatttctttctgtttcttttttttttactcttttaatATTCACTGTATATTAGGCAGCCTATGTGTGGCATAATGTTGAATATGTTCAGCGTCCGAAGGAAACACCATGAACACCACAGACAAACAGGATCTTCCATTCGTGCAGAGACAGATTCACTTTAGTAATGCTTCACTCGAATCGGGAAGGTCCGCAGCTCCACAGTCAACCTCACAAACGATCTTTAAGGCTCTACGAACACAAACGAAAAGCTTTGTTTCGATATAAATAGACGCAGTCCGGGATCCcagttattcttttttttttttcttttttttttttgtatacatatatagttGTCCGCTTTCATTCTCAGGCGAAAaggtatttttttcccccaacgaTAAAATCCAAATGGGCTCCTCTTGCTCAGGGTTATATTAAGATTAATACACAAACTCCAGGGTCCATATTCAGCAATATTATCAATACCCCCAAgctctcttaaaaaaaaaaaaaaaaaagtcagtttcAGTAATTAGAGAGGAAAAACTAAAAATCCAGAAAAGGTGGAGTATTTCCATCCGCCCATGAGATTCCCTCGCTCCAGTTTGAGATAAACCCGGTCCTCCCTCTCCACCATCAGTAACACTCCGTTACTCGCCGCCTCTCTCGTGACATCCTGGTCTCCGGCGAATGCAGATATGATGGGGTATTCGTTGTGCATCAGGTTCACCTGAAccggaacagaaaaaaaacattatgtagATGTACAGAGCTCAGATATTTTGTAACAGATAATGACATGAAAGTATTCACACTGTTTAGATAAGCAGAAATGTATGTCTGAAGCtaacataatataatacagattatatatatatatatatatatatattcagatcACATTGATATTCCATTCCTTTACACTTTCAGACAAGGTAAaatattgtttgtgttgtttttcgCTTTAATTTGACTGCACATAAATCTAATTAAAGGCAAGTTAATCCCTAAATAACAGTAAAACCTGCACATCTCTGGAATCGGGGTGTTAAAGGGCCCCTGgggtaaaacaaacaaacaagctaaaaaaaaaaaaaaaaaaaaaaaattactgttgATGTTCTTGAGAAACCTCATTTTGCCACAAATAGACACCGGGGTTGTAAACAATCTCTCCTGCCCTTAATAACTTGCACTCTTTCCACATCATTTTCCTTAAGGGGGCATTTAGAGCCAGGGGTAGCctacaaagcaaaaacaaacccTTGTAATATTCTAAGGACATTATAGAAATTGACTCCATGAGTGAAACTAAGATTTAATATGGCATTGGCTTTTCGTGTAGAAGATGCAGTTGCAAACTTGCTGTGCTTCTGTTGTGAATTATACATTAaaggtgaataaataaataaaaaaccttcaaacctaaaaaaaaaaaatctacatctCCTTCTCTACATGGATTAACCAaagcaaatcatttttttattttattcacaccAGGCATACAAATCAGTCTAGGTTAATTAGTGCTTTTTGTAagaagaaggttttttttacttcacacaCTTTCCTATACAGGTTGATTATATCACACATGCACGTTACTCTCTATGCCAATTTAAAGCGTTCAAGATCGTCAAAGCATCTCTAGCACCGCACCTCGTTCATACGTCCCTTCTTAAGATTCTCACCTGGATGGTTTGTCTGTTGTAGACTTTCACCACATGGAAGCTGAAACTATAGATTCCCCTCCGCGGTGCCGTGAACACGCTGGCCTTCAAGTCAAAATGGTTGCCGATGTTCACCAGAACCTGGCGAAAAGCAGCAGCACAGGTATTTAAAACTCTAACACCATTTCAGTCTTCATTATAAATCGCTTCGATCTGACTGACTTCCATATCATGCTTTTAGTTACAATACTGatcagtataaaaaataaacgtcTTTCTATGAATTTTACAGAATAGCCACCAAACTTCACACTTCATGTTTTTCTCAtgtcaaatgtaataaaaataataattgtgcaGTTTGATTTTTTTAGCATGTTTTACTTCCATACATTGTTTTTCATGTTATTATCTTTCATACGTTGGACCTTTGATTTTCActctcattttttttacatgcaacgATTGTGTGAGGATTTTTCCACACATCATCACATAGTATTATTGAAACAATGTCACGTGTGTTCATTTCAATTAAAGTGCCGTTCGCAGAAAAAGCAAGGTTTAACATGCTGAAATGGAGCTTCATCTGAAACGTACAGTATTTCATATGTAATCCAACTGCGCTCACATAATCTGATCAAAATGCgtgtatttttgtaaaatacatttGCCTGGGCTTTTTTAACATGCACACGAAATGAGGGTTTTGACCGTGCAATGCAGTGCAATAAAGATTTTATCGCACATATGTGTGTTCATTTCCTTCCAGAATGTGCCACAAGGGAATATAAAAAGtttgacagtaaaaaaaaaaaagatctgtatATACATCcgtataaacaaaaaaaaagagttaataCTTTGTGTTGACACTGAATTAACTGCAAACGAATTGAATACTAATACTATACAGTACACCATACAGTGTTCACGTGTTTATTCTCTAACAGGCATTCATTCCATTTAAATCTTAAATATACAAGTGGAGCTGATTAAAACAAGACATTCAACATTGTAAAAAATGGATTATGCTGTGGATTATCTGTAAGTAAGTGTGCCAcgggtggatttatttttagcattaaGATTTTCCAcccttttaaaataataattaaaaaaaaagatggatgcAACAATAATGTGCCCGAATTCACAAATCATAAGACACACTGTACTCTCTTTCTGTTCTGCTCGGATGCATTAAAGTCTATCAATGTCCATTAAttagtagtgtatatataatatatatatccacTTAAGCACATGGACAAATTCATCAACATCTGCATTCTTTCAATGCAAATATGAAATCTACATTTTACTATTGAAAAGCTGAGACTTTCTGACACTGGAATAAATTCATTCCACACTATAGGGGctaattttaaatgttcaaaCATGACAGAATCCATGTGTAAAAACTCAATGCTCACAACTAAACACAGATAGTAAGCTTAGTTAAGACCTACATCACATTTCTGTGCAGTCGGAGCCCTATAAGTAATTTAGCATTGCAGGTGCAGTGTATAGTAACTCCCACAATTCCATAAGCAATAAATAAGTTATGGACCTGGTCAAAGTagatggtggtggaggtgttgcTCATGTCAGACGGCTCGTGATTGGTGCCCCTGATGGCCGAGAACGCTACCCTGGCACTCCCCGAGCGCACCGAGATGCCAAGCGCTGACGTCACGCCGCCGTCCGACGACGGGTTCGAGTCGCACACCACGAGGCATTTCCCTTCCAGGACCACAGGCTCAGTGTCGTTTTGACCCAGAGACAGGCCGACCCCAAGCAccaggaggagagtgaggacaaGCCGTGACATCTGTACCACGTAGCGTCCCATCATAATCACACAGGGCGAGGTTACAAATCGGGTAAAATCCGACTCCTTGGAGGAATTCTTATGGTACTAATCACCTTCCCCAagctctctcactttctctctctttctcttttttttgtttgtcgttctttctttgtttctttccttcttttgttCACGAACTCCAACCAATGTTCACCTTTTCCCTCCTTTCTCTTGGCTGATGTTGAGATCTTCAGAGGACTTGTTTGATATATTCTAAGGACAAAAAAATGATAGTACATATTAAGTTTAAAGGCACTATTGCTCAAATTGCTCAAAATGACATGCAGTTTCCACTTATAAAGTTTGCAATGCATCTCTAATGTACTAATTAAACTGTCATtcatgcaacttttttttttttttttgtaaacctactcatttttacattttgcttcaaacctttttacattttgcttcAAATTATGATGTTCACCACACCATAATTTGTCTCCATCACAGACCTAAATAAACTGTATACATCTGACttgtaatataattataaatacaatatcATAATTTCATGCAAATTCTCCTGCTCCATTATAtgcacaatttcttttttttaatcattcttcatttgtatatttttttcatcttatGACCATAAAatccatctctttttttttttttttacctggtaAATCCATTGCTGTGTGGGACATCTGCGTCCTTCTGAGGCAGAGAGCAGAATGGGGAGAAATCGTCCTCCCCTTCATTCCTTTATAAGGACAATTCCCGCCCAGTTTCAgaattattcacacacacacacacacacacacacttactcactcacgcACAGTACCTGAACGCTAGATTCCCTTGGTTTTCTTCTGTATAAAATCAACCGGTCAActgaatgaacaaataaataattcttcCTTTCCCCCTTCTTCGTTTGCAtgactgtatatacatattatacattattatactgcattacagtataaatatatatcacaaTCTAGAAAtctgctggtaaaaaaaaaattattaaaacctATTCTTCGTATGAAGAGCAAAAAAGAACGTGGCCAGTATTGATGTATCTCATAATAATTTGAGAacagaatgagaaagaaatcATATTCTGTATATGACAAGTGCGTTCCTATGCTTCAGTATTTTAAATGGCGGACAATTAAAGGTGCTTTAGCTCCACCCAGTGGAAGGGAACATGGTGTTCAGCTTTGGTTGCTGGACCTACTCATCAGCTTTTCtcagtcttttttatttatgattctttttttttttaaatacatttttataatgtggGCCTTAAAATAGACAGAATAGGCAGAGATTAAAAATACTATTTTGTCTATTTTGTGCGCTCCACCTAGTACTAGACCAATAGTTTTCAAAGATAAAATAAAGAGTCTATAATAAGCTTTTTTCCAGAAATACTCGAAATAGATAAACAGCAGTTAAATGCAATTTTAGCATCtatcagaagtgcaaatagtagcaattgtgcaaactgaaaatgctgataaataaataaataaatatgcaaaaaacaaaatttctctttatatatatatatatatatatatatatatatatatatatatatatatatatatatatatacacacacacacacacaaaaataacaattaaCCTTATGTTTGTCTTGCTGGGAGAAACTTTAAATTATGCACTTTGAATCCCACAAAAGAGGCTCTCAATAATTAATGAGGATTCTAAAAGAAATCCCTACAGATTTAAGAAGAAATAGAGGTTATCCAGTTATGATCTTAGAGGACCCTTCTGTGTTCAAACCCACACTAAATTAATTCTCTAAACTATTTTGAGATGCATAGAATTCTTCTTTTAGAATTAGAGAAAGAAGCTTTTGAAAGCAactttttaaactaaataattactAAACAGTTTTCGGAGAGAGAGTTCTAAGCAGATTTAGGCTTTCTTTAGTTTGGCCCTCTGGGAAATGCCTTAAATGATCTATAAGAAAAGGATCCAAGTAAAACTTGTTTTATTGAGCTAAGAACCcgcatttatattatttgtaaataGGATCTTTAGAAATCAAGGGACTTTATCTCATAGatagatggacggacggacggacggacagacagacagacagacagacagacagacagacagacagacagacagatagatagatagatagatagatagatagatagatagactccTTGTCAGAGATCCCTGAAGAAGCATTTTTAAAGAGATAAACAGTTGCAGGTTTTAGAGGTCCGTGCTACAATAACTATGAAAAATGAAATGACAAATGAATTTATGAGAAGCTGTATCTGTGTACTAGTAAATGCAGAAAAAGTAGGGACAGCATCCTGGGCAAGGAGAGTAAGTCTGTGACTGTGACTGCGTCCATCATGTGTGTTCACTGATGGTAAACAGTGTAATAGTATAACACAGGAAACTATAATTCTGGAATTGCATGGTTTATCCACGGAGGagtgttcatttatttgacCCATATGGAAATACTTGATCATCTAAGCTCACTAATTAAAGAGAGTTGACAAACTAGTTGTAAGCTTCTTGACCCCCTTGTGTTatataatgacattttaaaaaggcTGGGCCAAAAGTTTTCGAAGAATGTGATTTTCAGTTCGACAGAGTGTGTTAAGACTGCTGAACCGTCACTTAACCTCTTTAATTAACTGTCACTCTTAAGTTACTAATTGGCAATATTACATAACTTGTGTCATACCAGTACGACCCATTCTAGCAAAATTGGGGGATTGGGGGGAAGGGAGGGATCCGAGAATCTTTATATGCTGAGttgaagtatttatttaaatactgacCCACTCATGCTATATAATATCTTTATCTGCCACTTAGTTGTGTATAAGTGAAAGTGTTTTTCAGCTTATTGTGTTCCTCAAAGAAGGTTCCAGAATTATTTGCCAAGAAGAATACCAGTTAATTGAAAGCAATAGTAAGACCAACATTGTATAATTCTCAACTTTCATGAGTAATCTTTTATATGATTTTGAAATTTCTTCTGATGACGTGCAAAATCTCGTGTTGATTAGACAAAACTTGTAGGAATACTAAAAATAGTTTTTGACATACCCAAGATGATCACATCATCGTTTGTTTAATTTTGTCTCTACTTAAAAACGTAAATATTTTATCAACTTTCCAACCTAGTCTTGGCATTTTTCTCTAaatgtctgtccatccatccattcatccatccatccatccatccatccatccatccatccatccatccatctattttctATATTGGTTATTTTAGGTCAGACCACCACACAAGAACCTGGAGCCTACACTTGGAAAGTTAGGGCAGAAAACACCTTGGACTTGTacaatcacatacacattctAGACAATGCATGTCTTTGGACTGGGGCAAAAACTGGAGTACCCAAAACAAACCCTCCAACTCACAGGGGGTACACACAGGGCAGAGGCTGGATTTGAACCCCCATCTCTAGTGGTACAAGACAAACATGCTAATCACCAAGCCACTGTATTCTGCTTGTCTGTTAAACAAGGGGTTAATGaacaaaatgaggaaaaaaacccaaactaaAACATAGCAAATTCATCAACCTAATCAGTTCAGTATGTCATCCGGTGGCATTATTTCAAATTATGAAATTACCTTATAAAAATACATCTCTACCAAGTAACTAAGCTGATAGGAGCAAactaagttttatttatttttatggcatttggtaggcacccttatccagagcgacttacagctgagcagttaaaGTCCTTACCCAAGCGCCTAAAGTGacaacttggtggtgctgggatttaaactcctAACTTTCAGAtcaaaagtccaatgccttaaccactgaggaaCCACCTCTAAAAGAAATAGtgactattatttttttttattacattttattacagtaGTACAGTATATTTGCATAAGGGCCATGTTCAAGGGaccagtggcagcttagtggtgctggaatttgaacttatAACCtcctgatccaaagtccaacatcttcacCATTCAGCAATTCATTtgcttttttcaaataaatcatCAAATATTTCCCCACCAATGATAATGATACAAAATGTTACTATGTGAAAGGTTTTCCAGGTCTGCCACACAAATACTAGTCTCTCACAAGTGTTTGGAAAACCAGTTTTCAtatgtacaaaatatttattattcacttGGAtgtcatctttctttttttaacagaatattttaacatttgtaaatgaAGCTGAAGGAAATACAACAGCAACTCTGTCAGCTGTCACGtgtttgaatattattattaatttaactaCAGGCATCCAAAGTAAAATTAATGTCTCTATTATAGATACatgtaagtatgtatgtaaTGAAACATAATTGTAGTGCATTTGTTTTATAGTATACTTTTATGAAACCTTAGCTGGAACTCTGATCAGACAGTATGTACACTTGTACTGTAATGCAGCATTTTACAAAGAGATGTCAATAAAGGATCCCATTACAAAAACtctgtcatttattttcttatttcccaaactgttaccacaaatttggaggcacacaattgtatatgatgtctttaaagttggtagcattatattttcccttcacttaaccTCTAAAACCCAAACCGGTTCCAGCCTGAGAGTTCACTAAGCCAGCTTTTTCACAATATGGTTTACATATgatggaatggaagatcttgacttTCCTGTTGCAGACCTCAACCCCCAGTGAACACATTTGAGATTAATTGGAATACTGGCTGTACCCCAtacctcctcactctacatcagtacctgacgttACTAATACcattgactttactaatgcccctgtggctgaatgagcacaaatcttcaaaaCCACACTTGAAAAtttagtgtaacatcttcccagaggaatgAAAGGTATGATAACGACAGAGCACTGCAGCTTCTATAGCAAAAACCTGCTGCAGCCAATCACATGCATTTATGTGACTTATTTAGCAAAATACAGATTATCAAGAAGGAAAAGAGATTTGTCATGAAAACTAAATTACTTTTAGTTTTCCTTTTCTATTTCTGCTTTCGCCATGCCCCTTTCCATTGTTAGCACCCCTGTCAGGTGTTATTAGCATGCGGTTAACTATGGACTATAGATTTGCCTATGAACGATTTAgggtttgttattattatgaatattatggaggcttttttttccatatctTCAAGATATTGTTAATAATTGAAaacctatatatattttttttccttaaccTGAAAGTCTTACCATGTTTTTGCCTAATCTTACACAATATTCAGTTGTGTCCTGCCCATGaagtattaatatttatacCATTCTGGTCTAGGTAATGTAAGCCTATATGTCAAGCATCTTTTTAAAATGGCATACACGTCATATCTGTGGTTAGACAACTTCTTTGGTCTGGcctataaacagataaattcTCACTTGTGGAACTGAAGCAGTTGTCTCTACGGGCCTTGGCTACCTTTCTGACAGCCATCACGCAGCGTGTAGTGACAAGCGATGCAGAAACTGACATTAAAGCCCCGAGAGCACTCATTCACCCACGGTTAGGAGAAAGCAGAGAAAACATCAGAGAACATGAAAATGTCACACTGAGAGGGCACAGGGACTCGTATTCACAAACCTCAGGGCATCTTACTGCATCGCAGATTGTCAGCCATGTGAAATTAAAGTCATGCGCTACTGTCTGTAACTATTCCCTCCAACAAGCAGAATTGTTGCTAACCTTCACCGTGTCTCTACCTGTTTATTCCGTTGCAGTCTAAAGAATGCCACAAGGCCTTTGCATAAAACACAAAGTGAATTATTGGATAATTGGTTGCTTAGCATTAGGAAGAAGAGTTGAGTATTGGTGTTTATTCTGACAAGAACGTTGGTCACCTTCACAGTTCCAGAAATCCAAAGCTTGGGTTTCGTCTAATCTCCCATGCCAGATTGTGGATTGGCTAGACTAAATGCTCAGTCCACTGGTAATTGCCCTTGTCTGTGCAAATGTGTTTGTGAAGGAGTATTTGAATGGGGGTACATGTGTGCATGGTGGTCTTTAATGGACTGCCATCCAGGATTTATTACCTCACACTCAGTATTCTGGGAATAGGCTCTGGATCCTCCACAACCATAACGAAGGTGAAGCTGTTAATGACgataaatcaataaaagaaaACTTGCTGTTGATAAAgaaatctcacaaaagtgagcacACAACTCTTCAGCagccattttattaaatgtttttaagggactatactatagaaatgaaacttggaagtagtttagagtagtcaatgtgcagcttgtacagctgTACAGACTTACTGTACACTAACAAAAACTTAACACCATTATtatctaaatagctggcaacaaaagtgagtagacCCCaaatgataacagctgtacgttgtTTAACCATGCAatgccacatgtcctattcatcatgttcatttttttatctgcttgacagaaccatacaaatttgaCTGAAGCTTGAGTGATATTAGAAACATTATGGTCACCAATtaggcataacgttatgatcacctgtctaatattgtgttggtccccattttttttttgctgccaaaacagtcctgatcgtcgagcattaacagcattaactttttcagcaatttgagctacaggattttgtctgttggatcgaacTACATGGACCGCTTCCCACGTGCATCAGAGAGCCTTGGCTATTAATAAACCCTGTCACTGTTTTACCACTGTTTTTTCCTTGGACCAATTTTTTTATGgatagatactgatcactgcagaccagtaacatcccacaagagctgcagtt
This sequence is a window from Silurus meridionalis isolate SWU-2019-XX chromosome 21, ASM1480568v1, whole genome shotgun sequence. Protein-coding genes within it:
- the cbln2b gene encoding cerebellin-2b — protein: MMGRYVVQMSRLVLTLLLVLGVGLSLGQNDTEPVVLEGKCLVVCDSNPSSDGGVTSALGISVRSGSARVAFSAIRGTNHEPSDMSNTSTTIYFDQVLVNIGNHFDLKASVFTAPRRGIYSFSFHVVKVYNRQTIQVNLMHNEYPIISAFAGDQDVTREAASNGVLLMVEREDRVYLKLERGNLMGGWKYSTFSGFLVFPL